The sequence below is a genomic window from bacterium.
GTAAGATGTGTGCCAAAGTCAATGGAAATAAGAGAATTTGTGGCAAAGTTTTGGCCTTGAATGGTAATTATTGTGCCAATCGGGCCAGATGTAGGCGTAAGATTTGTAATCTCAGGAATGAAAGTAATATGGGTTGAGCAGGAAGAATAAGCTGTAACTACTCCTTCGGCACAACTTACTTCTGATGTGCCTGTAATGGTTGCATAGTTTGTAATAGTGGATGAACCCTGTTCTTGAATGAAATATTTGATGGTTTTTGAGCCTTCTTGATTAGGATTTAGCAATCCAAGGCTAAAGGTTTGGATAGCTCCATTGGGTAATTGGTCTTTAAGAAAAACATTGGAAAGGACGGTTGTTCCTGTATTTTTATAATAAAGGGTATAGGTTATCGTTGATTGAGACAGGGCAAAGGATGGACCTTCTTTGCTTAATGAAACTCCCAGAATCCCACTCATAAGTTTAAAAAGCGTAGTAGCACTCTTTCCATATTCATTTCTAGCCGTAATAACCTTTGTGCAAACAGGTTGAGTATCCACCATAAAGGTTATGGAAAATGTGCCAGTTATACTTGATTCTCTTGCAGCTATGGTTGGATGTGTGCCAAAGTCTATAAAAACTTGGGTTTGGGTGGTAAACCCTTGTCCTTCAATTGTAACTATTGTTCCAATTGGACCTGAATTTGGATTAACCAAAGTAATTGCTGTCCAAGGCCAATAATCAACCCAATCAGATACCTTATCGCCTTGTCCTGATGGGTTTGATGTTCCATGATATGGCCCTGAATTTGCTCCCCACCAATTGTAGGTTGCAGAGATGGTTCCTGAGCTTCCATCATGCCAAACCCCAAAACCTTTGGTTAAGTCGCCGTTTTTGTTGCCTGAAAGATTATTACAATGGATTTCAGGGAAGGAGTTAGAGGTAGAATAAATACCATAACCTTGACCATAGCTGCCATATCCTCCTCCATATCCAGGATTTCCTCTATTTCCTCCTATGTTGTTTGATATTGTATTATCCAAGATTGTATTATTGCTTGAATTTGAAAGATAAATTCCACAGCCGATTCCACCAGGGCCACCAGAAGCCCAATAGCCACCTGTTCCACCCATTCCTCCTTGATTTTGTGAGATTGTGTTTGAATATATTGTATTGTTTGTTGAATTAGAAAGATAAACCCCACAGCCTATTCCACCAGGGCCACCTGAACCACTCCAGCCACCACTTCCTCCCTGACCTCCTGTGTTATTTGATATTGTATTTCCTGATATTGTATTGTTTGTTGAATTTGAAAGATATATACCACATCCAATACCACCATGGCCACCAGGTTGACCTGTTGTTCCATTTTGACCTATTCCTCCTACAATAGTGTTGTTTCTTATGGTAAAGTTTTGGCAATTTATAAGAACAATCCTTCCTAAGTTTGTTGAGCCAGAACCAGCTAAAGTTAAATTTTGATTCTCAATGGTTATTCCCGATTGATTGTAATAGTAATGAATGGGTTCACCATTATAAGTATTTGAGGTTGTAATTGTGTTATTTAAACTATTTGGTTCAATATATATTCCATATCCGACTCCAGCACTGCCATATGCCACACCTGTTCCTCCTTGACCTCCTTG
It includes:
- a CDS encoding right-handed parallel beta-helix repeat-containing protein, which gives rise to MKRQIFASLVVLGFLAFKPIWAETYVYGTITSNTTWALANSPYVATDTVIVANGVILTIEPEVTVKFATETSLICYGTLNAIGNPAGTITFTSSQTTPSAGDWKGIKFSGANAKGTISYCNIGYAKQGVYLENVSGIIIVNNYIHDNKGNDGSGSVYGTIGEIGTGIYLLNSNNVVLLNNTISNNIGGQGGAGGYYVGSGSSGGIGCGIYLSSSTNNTILGNTISQNQGGGGGIGVGGWGGYQPHGKGGSGGISCGIYLSSSTNNTILQNTISQNQGGQGGQAGGVDHGGSGGRGCGIYLLSSTDNIIQENTISLNTGGIGGYAPRGSGGEGGIGCGIYLSQSTDNTISGNTISNNQGGQGGTGVAYGSAGVGYGIYIEPNSLNNTITTSNTYNGEPIHYYYNQSGITIENQNLTLAGSGSTNLGRIVLINCQNFTIRNNTIVGGIGQNGTTGQPGGHGGIGCGIYLSNSTNNTISGNTISNNTGGQGGSGGWSGSGGPGGIGCGVYLSNSTNNTIYSNTISQNQGGMGGTGGYWASGGPGGIGCGIYLSNSSNNTILDNTISNNIGGNRGNPGYGGGYGSYGQGYGIYSTSNSFPEIHCNNLSGNKNGDLTKGFGVWHDGSSGTISATYNWWGANSGPYHGTSNPSGQGDKVSDWVDYWPWTAITLVNPNSGPIGTIVTIEGQGFTTQTQVFIDFGTHPTIAARESSITGTFSITFMVDTQPVCTKVITARNEYGKSATTLFKLMSGILGVSLSKEGPSFALSQSTITYTLYYKNTGTTVLSNVFLKDQLPNGAIQTFSLGLLNPNQEGSKTIKYFIQEQGSSTITNYATITGTSEVSCAEGVVTAYSSCSTHITFIPEITNLTPTSGPIGTIITIQGQNFATNSLISIDFGTHLT